A stretch of the Chitiniphilus purpureus genome encodes the following:
- the lplT gene encoding lysophospholipid transporter LplT: protein MDRGFFLILGAQFLSALADNALFIAALALLKELRAPEWHLSMLLWSFTVSYVVLAPFAGAFADAWHKGQAMMICNGIKIAGCVAMLIGLPPIFAYALVGFGAAAYSPAKYGLITEYLPHEQLVAANGWLEGATVAAIIFGTVLGGLLAGDRAGVLLHAWLPATGLSQGQWAIAVILLVYLAAAWVNLYIPRLNVQLKPLRLAPWTLIREFCWCVTRLWRDPQGQLSLAVTTLFWGAGASMRLVVLNWAVIWLHFTMEQATRLIAVVAFGTAFGALIAGRYIPLKRAFAVLPAGVLMGVLVIGMLFVNQTALAALLMFLIGALAGFFVVPLNAMLQHRGHLLMGAGHSIAVQNFNENLGILVMVGTHALLVKFMSSPLPPDAPAVIARQFQASGMPPMHWIICGFGLFVALTMVWIIHRYRKGLRAGIMHD, encoded by the coding sequence ATGGATCGCGGTTTTTTCCTGATTCTTGGCGCGCAGTTCCTCTCGGCGCTGGCCGACAACGCACTGTTCATCGCCGCACTGGCGCTCCTGAAGGAGCTGCGGGCCCCCGAATGGCATCTGTCGATGCTGTTGTGGAGCTTCACAGTGTCGTACGTGGTGCTGGCGCCGTTTGCCGGGGCCTTTGCCGATGCCTGGCACAAGGGGCAGGCGATGATGATCTGCAACGGCATCAAGATCGCGGGCTGTGTGGCCATGCTGATCGGGCTGCCGCCGATCTTCGCCTATGCACTGGTCGGCTTTGGCGCGGCCGCCTACTCACCGGCCAAGTACGGCCTGATCACCGAATACCTCCCCCACGAGCAGTTGGTGGCCGCCAACGGCTGGTTGGAAGGTGCGACGGTGGCCGCGATCATCTTCGGTACCGTGCTCGGGGGGCTGCTCGCGGGCGATCGCGCCGGCGTGCTGCTGCATGCCTGGCTGCCCGCCACCGGTTTGTCGCAGGGGCAGTGGGCGATCGCGGTAATTTTGCTGGTCTACCTGGCGGCGGCCTGGGTGAACCTGTACATCCCCCGGCTCAATGTCCAGCTCAAGCCGCTGCGCCTCGCACCATGGACGCTGATCCGGGAGTTTTGCTGGTGCGTGACCCGGTTGTGGCGTGATCCGCAGGGCCAGCTGTCGCTGGCGGTGACCACGCTGTTCTGGGGAGCGGGAGCGAGCATGCGGCTGGTGGTGCTCAACTGGGCGGTGATCTGGCTGCATTTCACGATGGAACAGGCAACCCGGCTCATCGCCGTGGTGGCATTCGGAACGGCGTTCGGCGCGCTGATCGCCGGGCGCTATATCCCGCTCAAGCGGGCCTTCGCCGTGCTGCCGGCCGGGGTGTTGATGGGTGTGCTCGTGATCGGGATGCTGTTTGTCAACCAGACGGCGCTGGCCGCGTTGCTGATGTTTCTGATCGGGGCGCTGGCCGGCTTCTTCGTGGTTCCCCTCAATGCAATGCTGCAGCATCGGGGGCATCTGCTGATGGGCGCCGGCCATTCGATCGCGGTACAGAACTTCAATGAAAACCTCGGCATCCTCGTCATGGTCGGCACGCACGCCCTGTTGGTGAAATTCATGAGCAGCCCGCTGCCGCCCGACGCCCCCGCGGTCATCGCCCGCCAGTTCCAGGCCAGCGGCATGCCACCCATGCACTGGATCATCTGCGGCTTCGGCCTGTTTGTGGCGCTGACCATGGTCTGGATCATCCACCGTTACCGCAAGGGCCTGCGCGCAGGCATCATGCATGACTAG
- a CDS encoding outer membrane protein assembly factor BamB family protein, which translates to MNPSTLHRPGVAMRAPLYALALSAAALHVQAAPGDIRWQLATGAPIRAAPLRIDDLIVVGNFKGLVQAHAAGDRQLRWQTQLKGSLSSQPARSGDALIVQTSRQLYALSGKDGRVLWQRDLGDQGDWSMFKLWDSYQASPIVRGDMLLVAFGNALHALDAQSGQTRWRYAASDRIMATPTVAGTQVLVADAGGRLAAVRLADGKPTWQQQPNRDTIQSAIATWQQLGIYGSRDAAVHAVDLASGKPRWQVSHGTDWVVATPLVHGNTVYVGSSDGLFLQALAAKDGKALWRVNTGQNAFTAPLAYDGQIVLATGDAYRPQAPGKVSAVGQDGKLRWQATLPAGLFGQPVIDGDTLLVGAEDGTLYGVALR; encoded by the coding sequence TTGAATCCTTCCACCCTGCATCGCCCCGGAGTCGCCATGCGAGCCCCCTTGTACGCCCTTGCCTTGTCCGCAGCTGCCCTCCATGTCCAAGCCGCCCCCGGCGACATCCGCTGGCAACTCGCCACCGGTGCACCGATACGTGCCGCGCCACTGCGCATCGATGACCTGATCGTCGTCGGCAACTTCAAAGGGCTGGTGCAGGCCCATGCAGCCGGCGATCGCCAGCTGCGCTGGCAGACCCAGCTCAAGGGTTCGCTCAGCAGCCAGCCGGCGCGCAGCGGTGATGCGCTGATCGTGCAGACCAGCCGCCAGCTGTATGCGCTGTCCGGCAAGGACGGCCGGGTGCTGTGGCAGCGCGATCTGGGCGACCAGGGCGACTGGTCCATGTTCAAGTTGTGGGACAGCTATCAGGCAAGCCCCATAGTGCGCGGCGATATGCTCCTGGTCGCGTTCGGCAACGCGCTGCACGCGCTTGACGCACAATCGGGGCAAACGCGCTGGCGATATGCCGCCAGCGATCGCATCATGGCCACGCCCACCGTCGCCGGCACCCAGGTGCTGGTCGCCGACGCGGGCGGGCGGCTTGCTGCGGTCCGTCTCGCCGACGGCAAGCCCACCTGGCAGCAACAGCCCAACCGCGACACCATCCAATCCGCCATCGCCACCTGGCAACAATTGGGTATCTATGGCAGCCGCGACGCGGCCGTGCACGCGGTCGACCTCGCCAGCGGCAAGCCGCGCTGGCAAGTAAGCCATGGCACCGATTGGGTGGTGGCCACACCGCTGGTGCACGGCAACACCGTCTATGTCGGTTCGTCTGACGGGCTGTTCCTGCAGGCGCTGGCGGCCAAGGATGGCAAGGCGCTGTGGCGGGTGAACACCGGGCAGAACGCCTTCACCGCGCCGCTGGCCTACGATGGCCAGATCGTCCTCGCCACCGGCGACGCCTATCGCCCGCAGGCGCCGGGCAAGGTGAGCGCGGTGGGACAGGATGGCAAGCTGCGCTGGCAGGCCACGCTGCCAGCGGGGTTGTTCGGCCAGCCGGTGATCGATGGCGACACACTGCTGGTCGGTGCTGAGGATGGCACGCTCTACGGCGTGGCGCTGCGCTGA
- a CDS encoding AraC family transcriptional regulator, translating into MQSSPRQLRIERAVDLINRGYRNALTLDELAAAACYSSCHFVCAFEAEVGEAPFETLRKRRLYSCAYRLLAEPGLAIGTLAAESGFCYATSLAKGFRRHFGMSASDWRQGGWNDWAGRARAAMAPNPELLADGTAPDPARLRLVRQPSMRVIYRRFRGVWGAHLIAAAQAALDSARYPVAGFYGARQDLLHLRGGHEACYDLCIPLAAGAALPRHYAIGELPGGLYAAYDLLPGEPYRSWRSLFGLWPPNRRFVPDPARPMLEAYPDRSHPLVCRTLYLPLVTRQR; encoded by the coding sequence ATGCAAAGCAGCCCTCGACAGCTTCGTATCGAGCGCGCCGTCGACCTCATCAACCGCGGCTATCGCAACGCGCTGACGCTGGATGAGCTTGCCGCCGCCGCCTGCTACTCCAGTTGCCATTTCGTGTGTGCCTTCGAAGCGGAGGTGGGCGAGGCCCCGTTCGAGACGCTGCGCAAGCGTCGGCTCTACAGCTGTGCCTACCGGCTGCTGGCTGAACCGGGGCTGGCGATCGGCACCCTCGCAGCGGAGTCGGGCTTCTGCTACGCCACTTCACTGGCCAAGGGCTTCCGCCGGCATTTCGGCATGAGCGCAAGCGACTGGCGGCAAGGCGGCTGGAACGACTGGGCCGGCCGTGCCCGTGCCGCCATGGCCCCTAACCCGGAGCTGCTCGCCGACGGCACGGCCCCCGATCCGGCCCGACTCCGGCTGGTACGGCAGCCCTCCATGCGGGTGATCTATCGACGTTTTCGCGGCGTGTGGGGAGCGCACCTCATCGCTGCGGCACAGGCGGCCCTGGACAGCGCCCGCTACCCGGTTGCGGGCTTCTATGGCGCCCGCCAGGATCTATTGCACCTGCGAGGCGGGCACGAAGCCTGCTATGACCTTTGCATTCCACTGGCTGCCGGCGCGGCGCTGCCGCGTCACTACGCGATCGGCGAGCTGCCCGGCGGTCTGTACGCCGCCTACGATCTGTTGCCGGGTGAGCCCTACCGCAGCTGGCGCAGCCTGTTCGGCCTGTGGCCGCCCAACCGCCGCTTTGTCCCGGACCCTGCCCGGCCCATGCTCGAAGCCTACCCGGACCGATCCCACCCCCTGGTCTGCCGTACCTTGTACCTGCCCCTCGTCACGCGGCAGCGTTGA
- a CDS encoding AraC family transcriptional regulator, producing MHSRHRTVRIERAVDCINARYGQALTLDELAARACYSTWHFVRAFEEEVGEAPFDFLRKRRFFAAAYQLLSDRQLPVADLAAQCGFEYASSFAKGFRRLFGMSARDWRAGGWQDWSDGQAWRRPGCPRDDSARGAEYDASQVRRVDPNSIRLEIVPEQPVVYRRLRGLWGPALKPTVIDMLRASPVPVPRFIGARHDLLHLRGPQESCYDVCVPVAPGYVALPTLGHTRLFSGLYAVRRLQPGEPYLSWRSLVDSWPRQGRFAIDPRRPMLEDFDCTQDDMRCIALYLPLTLG from the coding sequence ATGCACAGCCGTCACCGCACCGTGCGTATCGAACGCGCCGTCGATTGCATCAACGCCCGCTATGGCCAGGCCCTGACGCTGGATGAATTGGCGGCCCGGGCCTGCTACTCAACCTGGCATTTCGTACGCGCCTTCGAAGAGGAAGTGGGCGAAGCACCGTTCGACTTCCTGCGCAAGCGCCGCTTCTTCGCCGCCGCCTACCAGTTGCTGTCCGATCGGCAGTTGCCGGTGGCCGACCTGGCCGCTCAGTGCGGGTTCGAGTACGCCAGCTCTTTTGCCAAGGGTTTCCGCCGCCTGTTCGGCATGAGCGCACGCGATTGGCGCGCCGGTGGCTGGCAGGACTGGAGCGACGGGCAGGCCTGGCGCAGGCCAGGCTGCCCGCGCGACGACAGCGCACGCGGCGCGGAGTACGACGCCAGCCAGGTGCGTCGGGTCGATCCGAACAGCATCCGGCTCGAAATCGTGCCCGAGCAGCCGGTGGTGTACCGGCGGCTGCGCGGCCTATGGGGTCCCGCGCTCAAGCCGACGGTGATCGATATGCTGCGCGCCTCGCCCGTGCCGGTGCCGCGCTTCATCGGCGCCCGGCACGATCTGCTGCACCTGCGCGGCCCGCAGGAGTCCTGCTACGACGTCTGCGTACCGGTGGCACCGGGCTATGTTGCCCTGCCGACGCTGGGCCACACCCGGCTGTTCAGCGGCCTGTACGCGGTGCGGCGGCTGCAGCCGGGCGAGCCTTACCTGAGCTGGCGCAGCCTGGTGGACAGCTGGCCGCGCCAGGGGCGCTTTGCCATCGACCCCCGCCGCCCGATGCTCGAAGACTTCGACTGCACGCAGGACGACATGCGCTGCATCGCACTCTACCTGCCGCTCACCCTGGGCTGA
- a CDS encoding porin, translating into MIQRIFLAGAVAACVTTPALADVSISGSAEMDLFYLSGPDTFNEEIAIVINVHGQDQLDTGDMLKWRLAQKVATNYRFDSWGNREAWIGYSGNWGELRFGNQFSNTYLLADWPYGVKGLGNLMADTVVAVGGDFISYFSPNLNGLSFAAQYDLGLGGKDGQAFDLTANYSNGGLHVNAGYYGTRDATTAFAGNGNGHRLSYAAGTDNSYWLLGARYLLDNGWQFAGAYRSTGLSAPGADREQEQFLVRAAYTLGKHNLSLGYQEMLDSTLNGGKVNDGVQQIAAQWTYTLSRQSEAFMQVRYQRFDGANPAAGFGFDGRQASEDDSARVLVGTWTGF; encoded by the coding sequence ATGATTCAACGCATTTTTCTGGCAGGGGCCGTGGCCGCCTGCGTCACCACACCGGCGCTGGCCGACGTCTCGATCAGCGGCTCGGCCGAGATGGACCTGTTCTACCTGAGTGGCCCGGACACGTTCAACGAAGAGATCGCCATCGTGATCAATGTGCACGGCCAAGACCAACTCGACACCGGGGATATGCTCAAGTGGCGCCTGGCGCAAAAGGTGGCCACCAACTACCGCTTCGACTCCTGGGGCAACCGTGAAGCCTGGATCGGCTACAGCGGCAACTGGGGCGAGCTGCGCTTTGGCAACCAGTTTTCCAACACCTACCTGCTGGCCGACTGGCCCTATGGCGTGAAGGGGCTGGGCAATCTCATGGCCGATACGGTGGTTGCCGTGGGGGGCGATTTCATCTCCTATTTCTCTCCCAACCTCAATGGTCTGAGCTTTGCGGCGCAGTACGATCTGGGGCTGGGCGGCAAGGATGGCCAGGCCTTCGACCTGACCGCCAACTACAGCAACGGCGGCCTGCATGTGAATGCGGGCTACTACGGCACCCGGGATGCGACCACCGCATTTGCCGGCAACGGCAATGGCCACCGTCTGAGCTACGCCGCGGGGACTGACAACAGCTACTGGCTGCTGGGCGCTCGCTACCTGCTGGACAACGGCTGGCAGTTCGCCGGCGCCTATCGCAGCACCGGGCTGTCCGCGCCGGGTGCCGACCGCGAACAGGAGCAGTTCCTGGTGCGCGCCGCCTACACCTTGGGCAAACACAACCTGTCCTTGGGCTACCAGGAGATGCTGGACAGCACGCTCAACGGCGGCAAGGTGAACGACGGCGTGCAGCAGATCGCCGCGCAATGGACCTATACGCTCTCCAGGCAAAGCGAGGCATTCATGCAGGTGCGCTACCAGCGGTTCGACGGCGCCAATCCCGCGGCAGGCTTCGGCTTCGATGGCAGGCAGGCCTCGGAGGACGACAGCGCCCGCGTGCTGGTGGGCACCTGGACCGGCTTCTGA
- a CDS encoding efflux RND transporter permease subunit has product MNVSELCIRRPVATYLIWLAVVVAGVAAWFKLPIAALPTYDTPTINVSANLPGASPETMATSVATPLEKQFSTIPGLSVITSSSTLGSTSITLEFDTSRDIDSAAGDVQAALYRASRALPDDMTSPPSYRKVNPSDAPILLIALSSPSLSLAELNDYSDNLVGPALSTISGVAQVNVFGQKKYAVRVEVDPERLAARDLTLPELAGALRSANSNSPVGQLEGRRQVLILQTGQLKQASDFTPLIVAVKNGQPVRLRDVAKVQDSVENVKSGSWVNGERSIVLAIQRQPGANTVAVVDAIRATLPRLKSQLPGSIEIRELNDRSRSVREAIHDVNLTLLLTIALVVLVILLFLRRLSATLIPSVSVPLSILATFALMLWLGYSLDNISLMGLTIAVGLVVDDAIVVLENIVRHIEDGMQPFEAAVRGAREVGFTVVSISVSLVAVFIPIFFMPGVIGRLFHEFAAVVSLSILVSAAVSLTLVPLLASRFIRHGHDGAQRRPPAWSRFFEQAFERTLAGYRRSLDWALAHRTPVLLLALATFGLTAWLYMISPKGFFPQEDIGQIQGTVEGPQDIAYPALLAAQQEIARRVQHNPNVAYVVSNVGNSGNSGRLFITLKPRGERAPMQQALASLRRDTGGVPGVKVFFRPTQNLNVGARSSSSSYQYTLQAVRADDLYLWADRLLAALRQSGTLTDLNSDVKRDGLQARLAIDTDRAQLLGVDMQTLRDTLYAAFGSREVSTLYLAQDSYPVIMELDGRYRRDEADLDAIRVRSRDGTLVPLSSFITVTRQPVNTAVNHQAQLPAVTLSFNLAPGHALSDAAAAIAAAERRIGLPGHVFGSFSGEAALFAQTQNTQLWLILIAVAVIYLVLGILYESWVHPITILAGIPSAAIGALLSLQLVGLELSFIAMVGILLLVGIVKKNAIMMIDFALEAQRNQGLAPQEAIRQACHLRFRPILMTTFAAAMGALPIALGIGAGAELRQPLGVAVVGGLLFSQLITLYITPVLFLGFDALSRRWRREQPIALHDRLPH; this is encoded by the coding sequence ATGAATGTCTCCGAGCTGTGCATCCGCCGGCCGGTCGCCACCTATCTGATCTGGCTGGCCGTGGTGGTCGCCGGGGTGGCCGCCTGGTTCAAGCTGCCGATCGCCGCGTTGCCCACCTACGATACGCCGACCATCAATGTCTCGGCCAACCTGCCCGGCGCCAGCCCCGAGACCATGGCCACCTCGGTGGCCACACCACTGGAGAAGCAGTTCTCCACCATCCCGGGACTGAGCGTGATCACGTCATCCAGCACGCTGGGCAGCACATCGATCACGCTGGAGTTCGATACCAGCCGCGACATCGATTCGGCGGCGGGGGACGTGCAGGCGGCGCTGTATCGCGCCAGCCGTGCGCTGCCGGACGACATGACCAGCCCGCCGTCCTACCGCAAGGTCAACCCGTCGGACGCGCCCATCCTGCTGATCGCGCTGTCCTCGCCTTCGCTGTCGCTGGCCGAGCTGAACGACTACTCGGACAACCTGGTCGGCCCCGCGTTGTCCACCATCAGCGGGGTGGCGCAGGTCAACGTATTCGGCCAGAAGAAGTATGCGGTGCGCGTCGAAGTCGACCCCGAGCGGCTGGCGGCGCGTGACCTGACGCTGCCGGAACTCGCGGGCGCCCTGCGCTCGGCCAACTCCAACTCCCCGGTGGGGCAGCTTGAAGGCCGGCGCCAGGTGCTGATCCTGCAGACCGGGCAGCTCAAGCAGGCATCCGACTTCACGCCACTGATCGTCGCGGTCAAGAACGGCCAGCCGGTGCGGTTGCGCGACGTGGCCAAGGTGCAGGACAGCGTGGAGAACGTCAAAAGCGGCAGCTGGGTCAACGGCGAACGCTCGATCGTGCTGGCCATCCAGCGTCAGCCCGGCGCCAACACGGTGGCAGTGGTCGATGCGATCCGCGCAACGTTGCCCCGGCTCAAGTCGCAATTGCCCGGCTCGATCGAGATCCGCGAGCTGAACGACCGCTCGCGCTCGGTGCGCGAGGCCATCCACGATGTGAACCTCACGCTGCTGCTCACCATCGCGCTGGTGGTGCTGGTGATCCTGCTGTTCCTGCGCCGGCTCTCGGCCACGCTGATCCCTTCGGTGTCGGTGCCGCTGTCCATCCTTGCCACCTTCGCGCTGATGCTGTGGCTGGGCTACAGCCTGGACAACATCTCGTTGATGGGGCTGACCATCGCAGTGGGCCTGGTGGTCGACGACGCCATTGTGGTGCTGGAGAACATCGTGCGCCATATCGAGGACGGCATGCAGCCATTCGAGGCCGCCGTACGCGGCGCGCGCGAAGTGGGTTTCACCGTGGTGTCGATCTCAGTGTCGCTGGTGGCGGTGTTCATCCCGATCTTCTTCATGCCCGGGGTGATCGGCCGGCTGTTCCACGAGTTCGCGGCGGTGGTGTCGCTGTCCATCCTGGTCTCGGCGGCGGTGTCGCTGACCCTGGTGCCGCTCCTGGCCTCGCGCTTCATCCGGCACGGACACGACGGGGCGCAACGGCGCCCGCCCGCCTGGAGCCGTTTCTTCGAGCAGGCGTTCGAGCGCACGCTTGCCGGCTACCGGCGCTCGCTCGACTGGGCGCTGGCCCATCGTACCCCGGTGCTGCTGCTGGCGCTGGCCACCTTCGGGCTGACCGCGTGGCTCTACATGATCTCGCCCAAGGGCTTTTTTCCGCAGGAGGACATCGGCCAGATCCAGGGCACGGTGGAAGGCCCGCAGGACATCGCCTATCCCGCGCTGCTGGCGGCCCAGCAGGAGATCGCGCGCCGGGTGCAGCACAATCCCAACGTGGCCTACGTGGTGTCCAACGTCGGCAACTCGGGCAACAGCGGCCGCCTCTTCATCACGCTCAAACCACGCGGCGAGCGTGCGCCGATGCAGCAGGCGCTGGCCAGCCTGCGCCGCGACACCGGCGGTGTGCCAGGCGTGAAGGTGTTCTTCCGCCCGACGCAGAATCTGAATGTCGGCGCCCGCTCGTCGTCGTCGAGCTACCAGTACACCTTGCAGGCGGTGCGGGCGGACGATCTCTATCTGTGGGCGGACAGGCTGCTCGCGGCACTGCGTCAGTCCGGCACCCTCACCGATCTCAATTCGGACGTGAAACGGGACGGGCTGCAGGCGCGGCTCGCCATCGACACCGACCGCGCCCAGCTCCTGGGCGTGGACATGCAGACACTGCGCGACACGCTGTACGCTGCATTCGGCAGCCGCGAGGTCTCGACGCTCTATCTGGCGCAGGACAGCTACCCGGTGATCATGGAGCTGGATGGGCGCTACCGGCGCGACGAGGCGGACCTTGACGCGATCCGTGTGCGCAGCCGCGACGGCACGCTGGTACCGCTGTCCAGCTTCATCACCGTGACGCGCCAGCCGGTCAACACCGCCGTCAACCATCAGGCCCAGTTACCGGCGGTCACGCTGTCGTTCAACCTCGCCCCCGGCCATGCGCTGTCCGATGCCGCGGCCGCCATCGCCGCCGCCGAACGGCGCATCGGCCTGCCCGGCCATGTGTTCGGCAGCTTTTCCGGCGAGGCGGCGCTGTTCGCCCAGACCCAGAACACCCAGCTGTGGCTGATCCTGATCGCGGTGGCGGTGATCTATCTGGTGCTGGGCATCCTGTACGAAAGCTGGGTGCATCCGATCACCATCCTGGCCGGCATCCCTTCGGCCGCGATCGGCGCGCTGCTGTCGCTGCAGCTGGTGGGGCTGGAGCTGAGCTTCATCGCCATGGTCGGCATCCTGCTGCTGGTGGGCATCGTCAAGAAGAACGCGATCATGATGATCGATTTCGCGCTGGAGGCGCAGCGCAACCAGGGGCTTGCACCGCAGGAGGCAATCCGCCAGGCGTGCCATCTGCGCTTCCGGCCCATCCTGATGACCACCTTCGCCGCAGCGATGGGCGCACTGCCGATCGCGCTCGGCATCGGTGCCGGCGCCGAATTGCGCCAGCCGCTCGGCGTCGCGGTGGTGGGTGGGCTGCTGTTCTCGCAGCTGATCACGCTGTACATCACCCCGGTGCTGTTCCTCGGCTTTGACGCCCTCTCCCGCCGCTGGCGACGCGAACAGCCGATCGCGCTGCACGACCGGCTGCCGCACTGA
- a CDS encoding efflux RND transporter periplasmic adaptor subunit, with translation MTRTLITALAFALALGGCAKRERDAAPRNPTPKVSIVTAVREDVPITLAAQGNVVAINQVQIRPKISSTVRSVEIREGQDVRAGQLLFTLDAREDETVLTRSAALIRKIEADLALAQQTLDRNRTLAASGFLSPSAVDTTQSQVAALQAELAAARSERATNQVKVSYNRIAAPFAGRAGAINVHPGSLVQPGSADPMVTLAQLDPIQVEFTAPERDLPLLLATQTRGALTARVRLADGSERTGKVVFIDNAVDPDAGTIRLKAEFANADRQLWPGLFARVEIDAGVEQGVVVIPAEAVLSGPERRFVYVLQGDGSVRDQQVEVVRVVDERAVVNRLTPGAVVVREGGQNLRPGMKVAPVRPAGRPARGAGA, from the coding sequence ATGACTAGAACGTTGATCACCGCGCTGGCGTTCGCGCTGGCGTTGGGCGGTTGCGCCAAGCGCGAGCGCGACGCCGCCCCCCGCAATCCCACACCCAAGGTCAGCATCGTCACGGCCGTACGCGAGGACGTGCCGATCACCCTGGCGGCGCAAGGCAACGTGGTGGCGATCAACCAGGTGCAGATCCGCCCCAAGATCTCCTCCACCGTGCGCAGCGTCGAAATCCGCGAAGGACAGGACGTGCGCGCCGGCCAGTTGCTGTTCACGCTGGATGCGCGTGAGGACGAAACCGTGTTGACGCGCAGCGCCGCGTTGATCCGCAAGATCGAGGCCGATCTTGCGCTGGCGCAGCAGACCCTGGATCGCAACCGCACGCTGGCCGCATCGGGATTCCTCTCGCCTAGCGCCGTCGATACCACGCAAAGCCAGGTGGCCGCGTTGCAGGCGGAGCTTGCCGCCGCACGCTCGGAGCGCGCCACCAACCAGGTCAAGGTGTCGTACAACCGGATCGCCGCACCGTTCGCCGGCCGCGCCGGCGCCATCAACGTGCACCCGGGCAGCCTGGTGCAGCCCGGCAGCGCCGACCCGATGGTGACGCTGGCACAGCTCGATCCGATCCAGGTCGAATTCACCGCGCCCGAGCGGGATCTGCCGCTGCTGCTCGCCACGCAGACGCGCGGCGCGCTCACCGCCCGTGTCCGGCTGGCAGACGGCAGTGAACGCACAGGCAAGGTGGTGTTCATCGACAACGCGGTCGATCCGGATGCGGGCACCATCAGGCTCAAGGCCGAGTTCGCCAATGCGGACCGGCAGTTGTGGCCTGGGCTGTTCGCACGCGTCGAGATCGACGCCGGCGTCGAACAGGGCGTGGTGGTGATCCCGGCCGAAGCGGTGCTGAGCGGCCCGGAACGGCGCTTCGTCTACGTGCTGCAAGGCGACGGCAGCGTGCGCGACCAGCAGGTCGAGGTGGTGCGGGTGGTTGACGAGCGGGCGGTGGTCAACCGGCTCACCCCAGGCGCCGTCGTGGTACGTGAGGGCGGGCAGAACCTGCGCCCGGGCATGAAGGTGGCCCCGGTGCGACCGGCCGGCCGGCCCGCGCGCGGAGCGGGCGCATGA